From Rickettsia endosymbiont of Ceutorhynchus obstrictus, a single genomic window includes:
- the istB gene encoding IS21-like element helper ATPase IstB codes for MHDTATLPILLKELRLFTILESWQSLLQKAETEGWNYARFLSVLFEHEVEARHRKRIQTYLRKAHLPPGKSLATFDFNQVQTLNKAKVDDLACNIAWVKRAENLLVFGPSGVGKSHLVAALGYALVEKSISVLFTATTKIVQHLQAARRDCCLPAELAKLDKYEVIILDDIGYVRKDEAETHVLFELIAQRYESGSVIVTSNQPFSEWDSIFATNSMTVAAIDRLVHHSTILEINAESYRKKYALTQSNNSN; via the coding sequence ATGCATGATACTGCAACCTTACCGATACTCTTAAAAGAGTTACGTTTGTTTACCATACTTGAGTCATGGCAATCTTTGCTACAAAAAGCAGAAACTGAAGGATGGAATTATGCCAGATTCTTATCTGTTCTTTTTGAACACGAAGTAGAAGCACGTCATAGAAAAAGGATTCAAACTTACTTAAGGAAAGCACATTTACCACCCGGTAAGTCTCTAGCAACCTTTGATTTTAACCAGGTACAAACTTTGAATAAAGCTAAGGTGGATGATCTGGCCTGTAATATAGCTTGGGTGAAGCGAGCTGAGAATTTACTGGTTTTTGGACCATCAGGAGTAGGTAAAAGTCATTTGGTTGCCGCATTGGGCTATGCATTGGTTGAGAAGAGTATTAGCGTACTATTTACTGCTACAACAAAAATTGTCCAGCATTTACAAGCAGCACGCCGAGATTGTTGTCTTCCGGCAGAACTTGCCAAACTTGATAAATATGAGGTGATTATTCTTGATGATATTGGCTATGTTCGTAAAGATGAAGCAGAAACCCATGTCTTGTTTGAACTGATTGCACAACGCTATGAATCCGGTAGTGTTATTGTCACCTCTAATCAACCTTTTAGTGAATGGGATAGTATTTTTGCGACAAATTCTATGACTGTGGCAGCTATTGATCGATTGGTTCATCACTCTACGATTTTAGAAATCAACGCCGAAAGCTACAGAAAAAAATACGCACTTACACAATCGAATAATAGCAACTAA
- a CDS encoding conjugal transfer protein TraD: MDNIIKRRLKLQQRKAKIITEEARLKIQERKARTHHLIEIGGLVAKVKLDDLPSNSLLGAFISLKEKLIQNPNIQDQWTKICIIFRPLLTS, encoded by the coding sequence ATGGATAATATCATAAAACGTAGATTAAAATTGCAGCAAAGAAAAGCTAAAATTATTACTGAAGAAGCAAGACTTAAAATTCAAGAAAGAAAAGCCCGTACGCATCATTTAATTGAAATCGGCGGTTTAGTTGCTAAAGTTAAACTTGATGATTTACCAAGCAATAGCTTATTAGGTGCTTTTATTTCTTTAAAAGAAAAATTAATACAAAATCCTAATATCCAAGATCAGTGGACTAAAATCTGTATCATTTTTCGACCGCTGTTGACAAGCTGA
- a CDS encoding AAA family ATPase, which translates to MAIQFARIEIVSRSEGKNACLKAAYNARLIIKDERTNITYNFSKKGDNVYHAVLLPAHADKKFKDSRILMNEVERTEKRKNSQLLKDIVIALPDDKELDLQDRIAITHEIIKEMGWVKNGLGVQVDIHKPHDGEKNWHAHVLVTTRRFTENGKALGAKAVDLNPKFAKVKGKAFIIPEDKIIHERAKEVINKYFAKLGLEIRVDPISFMPQQHVGPTRMRSIINEIAEQNNICRLAHLEIIKGADGVLDRMIRHQAIFTKLDIEKAVKEIPEEAEKQKLIREILNSDRLIKLYNEDGTDTKYYTTIDIRDEELRIVRIADKVNSQIHFNNVIKLKSAIDNLASVNEAQRASLHHILINNQGIRVLQGRAGTGKSQVLAEAYKIATNHGQNIIGLAPTHKAASELKSKGYRQCHTVKGFLFKLYNGKADLPRDTTLVVDEAGMVGNSDYLELLKVARSNNCNLILAGDERQLTSVERGGMFAVLASKFGSYELSSIRRQNKVWAREMASCFAKSDIAGGLRLLAQHKCLKIDHTLEESMARLINDWSNSKFALNERLIITMRNAEVDSINQGIRELLKAKGLLTGKEYRHYLSSKKHEDYMAGDRILFKSTNKDLQIENGEFATITSVSNDKFVTKTDSGKEIEFNPQDVSFKHGYASTVYKAQGASIKDVYVLHNLAGNSRNSYVAMTRHIEEVKLYYNREATRNMANLISQLSKIDNRLSSINFKTLEELVAIQDQENKSPNIIDKVGDWFKGVVEDIKDRLHSNDNYYHLRVKLEPPAKVAEILRSTSTNLATSHKAQEERKSSSYNLTNCNKQDTTISVKLQEDIMAKNKIDYNAINKQKALELKQKLSFKAEEIGRNLLGSPNKHLSNSQVLRWEKDGKIAMKINGSKAGRWYDFSKGEGGDLFTLVQREKNCDFVEAKKYLQDMVGMSTSSKYLAANLAANKNQQIKTQTEQEAEIVKIKRAISLYEKSDSIKYSMPNNVAKRYLSEHRGIKEVLTRYQLSNDLRTNIMWDNNSKQYYPALIAFARNKDGNITGGQSIYLNKETNNKADIEVNKRSFGRIKGSFVEINKNNAQQNVQSRNVQISKDGNNSVSNITIIAEGVETALSIGEVGIKGKILCSLGVSNIRNYEPIKGERIIIAADNDGKDAVSVNTVMKAQEELISKGAVVSIIRPPEKGDFNDMLKSQGAESINKLIEPEIAKLTVASKITKQSSLKASDDSKSQFQSIELLLSKLANNDNNELNNLQQQQITALAKFGTAENIDTALQIYREKGIDSCTAYSNKICIAAIEQKIQKDLQIMKNKFDPNYNLGDKKFCDIVVHDFQGKSHLVPEDYLNAIGRDKQIMQYISPSSEIAKEIRSNGMDLPIYRINNSSYSSRIGN; encoded by the coding sequence ATGGCGATACAGTTTGCAAGAATAGAAATAGTAAGTAGGAGTGAAGGTAAAAATGCTTGCCTTAAAGCCGCCTATAATGCCAGGCTGATTATTAAAGATGAGAGAACTAACATCACTTATAATTTTAGCAAAAAAGGCGATAATGTTTATCATGCTGTTTTATTGCCTGCTCATGCAGATAAAAAATTCAAAGACTCAAGGATCTTGATGAATGAGGTAGAGCGTACAGAGAAAAGAAAAAATAGTCAATTATTAAAAGATATTGTGATTGCTTTACCAGATGATAAGGAATTGGATTTACAAGATAGGATAGCAATTACTCATGAAATCATCAAAGAGATGGGATGGGTAAAGAATGGGCTTGGAGTTCAGGTTGATATTCATAAGCCCCATGATGGAGAGAAGAATTGGCATGCCCATGTGCTTGTGACTACCAGAAGATTTACAGAAAACGGTAAAGCTTTAGGAGCTAAGGCAGTAGATTTAAATCCTAAATTTGCCAAAGTTAAGGGCAAAGCATTCATTATCCCTGAAGATAAAATTATTCATGAAAGAGCTAAAGAAGTAATCAATAAATATTTTGCCAAGTTAGGTTTAGAAATCAGAGTAGACCCAATAAGTTTTATGCCACAGCAGCATGTCGGCCCTACTAGAATGCGAAGTATTATCAATGAAATAGCAGAGCAAAATAACATATGCAGGCTTGCCCATCTTGAAATCATCAAAGGAGCAGATGGAGTGCTTGATCGCATGATTCGTCATCAAGCTATTTTTACTAAATTGGATATAGAAAAAGCAGTAAAAGAGATTCCAGAAGAAGCAGAAAAGCAAAAACTAATAAGGGAAATATTAAATTCAGATAGGCTGATAAAACTATATAATGAAGATGGCACGGATACTAAATACTATACTACTATAGATATACGGGATGAAGAATTAAGGATAGTTAGAATAGCAGATAAGGTAAATAGCCAGATTCATTTTAATAACGTTATTAAGCTTAAGAGTGCTATCGATAATCTTGCAAGTGTTAATGAAGCACAAAGAGCAAGTCTGCATCATATATTAATTAATAATCAAGGGATTAGGGTCTTGCAAGGTAGAGCCGGCACCGGTAAGTCGCAAGTACTTGCTGAAGCTTATAAAATTGCCACCAATCATGGGCAAAATATTATAGGACTCGCTCCTACTCATAAAGCAGCATCAGAGCTTAAAAGTAAAGGCTACCGGCAATGTCATACAGTCAAAGGGTTTTTATTTAAATTATATAATGGTAAAGCTGATCTACCAAGAGATACTACGCTAGTAGTAGATGAAGCAGGAATGGTAGGTAATAGTGATTATTTAGAATTATTAAAAGTAGCAAGGAGTAATAATTGTAATTTGATACTGGCTGGAGATGAGAGACAACTCACTTCTGTTGAGCGAGGAGGAATGTTTGCAGTATTGGCTAGTAAATTTGGCTCATATGAGTTAAGTAGCATTAGAAGACAAAATAAAGTATGGGCAAGAGAAATGGCTTCATGCTTTGCAAAATCAGATATTGCCGGTGGTCTGCGTTTACTTGCACAGCATAAATGTTTAAAGATTGATCATACACTAGAAGAATCAATGGCAAGATTAATTAATGATTGGAGTAACAGCAAATTTGCTCTAAATGAGCGTTTAATAATTACCATGCGTAATGCTGAAGTAGATAGTATTAATCAAGGGATCAGGGAGTTATTAAAAGCTAAAGGCTTGCTTACCGGTAAAGAATATAGACACTATCTATCATCTAAAAAGCACGAAGATTATATGGCAGGAGATCGTATTTTGTTTAAAAGTACTAATAAAGATTTACAAATAGAAAATGGGGAATTTGCAACGATAACTTCAGTAAGTAACGATAAGTTTGTTACTAAAACAGATAGCGGGAAAGAAATAGAATTTAATCCTCAAGATGTAAGCTTTAAACATGGCTATGCTTCTACAGTGTATAAAGCACAAGGAGCCTCAATTAAAGATGTCTATGTATTACATAATCTAGCAGGAAATAGCAGAAATTCTTATGTAGCCATGACTAGACATATAGAAGAGGTAAAACTCTATTATAATAGGGAGGCTACCAGGAATATGGCCAATTTAATATCGCAACTTAGTAAAATAGATAATAGGCTATCTAGCATTAATTTTAAAACTTTAGAAGAATTAGTAGCGATTCAAGATCAAGAAAATAAGAGTCCTAATATTATAGATAAAGTAGGTGATTGGTTTAAAGGGGTAGTAGAAGATATTAAGGATAGATTACACAGTAATGATAACTATTACCACTTAAGAGTGAAGTTAGAGCCACCTGCTAAAGTAGCAGAAATCCTAAGAAGCACTAGCACAAATCTTGCCACAAGCCATAAAGCCCAAGAAGAGCGGAAAAGCTCTTCTTATAACCTTACGAATTGTAATAAACAAGATACAACAATCAGTGTTAAGTTACAAGAGGATATTATGGCAAAGAATAAAATAGATTATAATGCTATTAATAAACAAAAAGCACTGGAATTAAAACAAAAATTATCATTTAAAGCGGAAGAAATAGGTAGAAATTTGCTAGGCAGTCCAAACAAGCATTTATCAAATAGTCAAGTGTTACGCTGGGAGAAAGATGGTAAAATAGCGATGAAGATAAATGGCAGTAAAGCCGGCAGATGGTATGATTTTAGTAAAGGAGAGGGAGGAGATTTATTTACCTTAGTACAAAGAGAAAAAAATTGTGATTTTGTAGAAGCTAAGAAATATTTACAAGATATGGTTGGTATGTCAACAAGCAGTAAATATCTAGCAGCAAATTTAGCAGCAAACAAAAATCAACAAATTAAAACTCAAACAGAGCAAGAGGCTGAAATAGTAAAAATTAAGAGAGCTATAAGCTTATATGAAAAATCAGACTCTATAAAATATTCTATGCCCAATAATGTAGCAAAAAGATATTTATCAGAACATCGTGGGATTAAAGAAGTATTAACAAGATACCAACTAAGTAACGATCTTAGAACCAATATAATGTGGGATAATAATAGTAAACAATATTATCCTGCATTAATTGCTTTTGCTAGAAATAAAGATGGTAATATTACCGGTGGACAATCAATTTATTTAAACAAAGAAACAAATAATAAAGCTGATATTGAGGTTAATAAACGTTCATTTGGTAGAATTAAAGGTTCTTTTGTTGAGATTAATAAAAATAACGCACAGCAGAACGTACAAAGCAGGAACGTACAAATCAGTAAAGATGGCAATAATTCAGTTAGTAATATAACAATTATAGCAGAAGGGGTAGAGACGGCTTTAAGCATTGGGGAAGTTGGTATTAAAGGCAAAATACTTTGTAGTTTAGGTGTAAGTAACATCCGAAACTATGAGCCTATCAAAGGAGAAAGAATAATAATTGCTGCTGATAATGATGGCAAAGACGCAGTATCAGTTAATACTGTAATGAAAGCTCAGGAAGAATTAATTAGCAAAGGAGCTGTGGTATCAATAATACGACCACCAGAAAAAGGCGATTTTAACGATATGTTAAAATCCCAAGGAGCAGAATCTATAAACAAGCTTATAGAGCCTGAAATAGCAAAATTAACAGTAGCTAGTAAAATAACTAAACAGTCATCCTTAAAAGCAAGTGATGATAGCAAATCACAATTTCAGTCTATAGAATTATTATTGTCAAAATTGGCAAATAACGATAATAACGAACTAAATAATTTGCAGCAACAGCAAATAACAGCTCTAGCAAAGTTTGGCACAGCAGAAAATATCGATACTGCTTTACAAATCTACAGAGAAAAAGGTATAGATTCTTGTACTGCTTATAGTAACAAGATTTGCATAGCAGCAATAGAGCAGAAGATACAGAAAGATTTACAAATTATGAAGAATAAATTTGATCCTAATTATAATCTTGGTGATAAAAAATTTTGTGATATAGTAGTACATGATTTTCAAGGCAAAAGCCATCTCGTCCCTGAAGATTACTTAAATGCCATAGGAAGAGATAAACAAATAATGCAATATATAAGTCCAAGCTCAGAAATAGCTAAAGAAATAAGAAGTAATGGAATGGACCTCCCTATATACAGAATCAATAACAGTAGTTATAGTTCTAGAATAGGAAATTAA
- a CDS encoding IS110 family transposase, translated as MEVNTIGIDIAKRIFQIHGVDKNGKTILKKKLIRDQVLSFIANLPKCLVGMEACGGANYWGREITKLGHEVKLIAPQFVKPYVKTNKNDQADAEAICEAVARPNMRFVPIKSVEQQDILSIHRIRARLVRNRTALANEIRGLLYEFGLIIPQGINKVISKLTEILDSETLSRLSYQTFSELKEEFVDNDKKIIELEKRLKILAGELEEYKRLTAIPGIGLITATALIASIGNAKNFSNGRQLSTWLGLVPKQYSSGGKERLLSISKRGDTYLRTLLIQGARAVLNAKLRFTTEAQKNKKDFSKFTKWMFNLLERCGHNKTTVAIANKLARVVFAVLRTGNDYNETKVCN; from the coding sequence ATGGAAGTTAACACAATTGGCATAGATATTGCAAAAAGAATTTTTCAAATACATGGAGTAGATAAAAACGGCAAGACAATATTAAAGAAAAAATTGATTAGGGATCAAGTATTAAGCTTTATAGCTAATTTACCAAAATGTTTAGTAGGAATGGAGGCATGCGGCGGAGCTAATTATTGGGGAAGAGAAATAACAAAATTAGGACATGAGGTTAAATTGATAGCACCACAATTTGTAAAACCATATGTTAAAACTAATAAGAACGACCAAGCTGATGCAGAAGCAATATGCGAAGCAGTAGCGAGACCAAATATGAGATTTGTACCAATCAAAAGTGTAGAGCAGCAGGATATTTTATCAATTCATAGAATAAGAGCAAGGCTAGTAAGAAATCGTACTGCACTAGCTAATGAGATTAGAGGATTATTGTATGAATTTGGCTTAATTATTCCACAAGGGATAAATAAAGTTATCAGTAAATTAACAGAGATTTTAGATAGTGAAACTTTAAGCCGTCTTAGTTATCAAACGTTTAGCGAGTTGAAAGAAGAATTTGTAGATAATGATAAAAAAATAATAGAGTTAGAAAAAAGATTAAAAATACTAGCAGGTGAGTTAGAAGAATATAAACGATTAACAGCTATACCCGGTATAGGTTTAATTACTGCTACAGCATTAATAGCTTCGATAGGTAATGCAAAAAATTTTAGTAATGGTAGACAATTATCAACTTGGCTTGGTTTAGTACCAAAACAATATTCGAGTGGAGGTAAAGAAAGGTTACTTAGTATAAGCAAGAGAGGTGATACTTATTTACGTACTTTATTAATTCAAGGAGCAAGAGCGGTATTAAATGCTAAGCTAAGGTTTACAACTGAAGCACAAAAAAATAAAAAAGATTTTAGTAAATTTACTAAATGGATGTTTAATTTATTAGAACGATGTGGGCATAATAAAACTACTGTTGCAATAGCGAATAAATTAGCACGAGTAGTATTTGCAGTATTACGCACCGGCAATGATTATAATGAAACTAAAGTTTGTAACTGA
- a CDS encoding Rpn family recombination-promoting nuclease/putative transposase: MSEQGNLLGDPDKGTKKAKHDKIFRKALENPLVAHEFFNAHLPKEIKALIDFPSLAMENTTFVESSLKDSISDVLFSCKFDKQDGYLFLLVEHQSKADHFMAFRLFKYMINICERYLIQNPKAKTLPLIYPMIFFNGQEKYNVARNLWDLFTNNKLAKELWINDYQLVNVHEIPDEEFKQRIWSGILEFFLKHIHERELLKRWQEISDILPELTKITIGYDYLEMILYYTLTKIEQDDKIKLENLLSTKLNPEIGTRLMRSLAQHWQQEGKEIGILEGLQVGEAKGIQIGKAEGKAEGKAEGKAEGKAEGEYNKAVEVAKKMLAQGCNIALISSVTGLDEAFISSLE; this comes from the coding sequence ATGAGTGAACAAGGAAACCTACTGGGTGATCCAGATAAAGGCACAAAGAAAGCTAAGCATGATAAGATATTTCGTAAGGCACTAGAGAATCCTCTAGTTGCCCATGAATTCTTTAATGCACATTTACCTAAGGAGATAAAAGCTTTAATAGATTTTCCTAGTTTAGCAATGGAAAATACCACATTTGTAGAAAGCTCTTTAAAAGATTCTATCTCTGATGTTTTATTCTCATGCAAATTTGATAAACAAGACGGATATTTATTTTTGCTTGTAGAACATCAATCAAAAGCAGATCATTTCATGGCCTTTAGGCTATTTAAATATATGATTAATATTTGTGAGCGATATTTAATACAAAATCCTAAAGCTAAGACTTTACCATTAATATACCCGATGATATTTTTCAATGGTCAGGAAAAATATAATGTTGCAAGGAATTTGTGGGATTTATTTACTAATAACAAATTAGCAAAAGAATTATGGATTAATGATTACCAATTGGTGAATGTCCATGAAATACCAGATGAAGAGTTTAAGCAAAGGATATGGTCAGGAATATTAGAATTTTTTCTCAAGCATATACATGAGAGGGAATTATTAAAAAGATGGCAAGAAATATCAGATATATTACCGGAATTAACAAAAATAACGATAGGCTATGATTATCTAGAAATGATATTATATTATACATTGACGAAGATAGAGCAAGATGATAAAATAAAACTAGAGAATTTATTATCAACAAAGTTGAATCCGGAAATAGGGACAAGGCTTATGAGAAGTTTAGCACAGCATTGGCAACAAGAAGGAAAAGAAATAGGTATTCTTGAAGGCTTACAAGTTGGTGAAGCTAAAGGTATCCAAATTGGAAAAGCTGAAGGAAAAGCTGAAGGAAAAGCTGAAGGAAAAGCTGAAGGAAAAGCTGAAGGGGAATATAATAAAGCAGTAGAGGTAGCAAAGAAAATGTTAGCTCAAGGTTGTAATATTGCTTTAATTTCTAGTGTAACCGGTCTTGATGAAGCTTTTATTAGTTCTTTAGAGTAA
- a CDS encoding transposase yields the protein MNIRRKNITAEQRAQIISESCVPGCIISQVARSYGISEKTLYGWRSRGKFSRRKAETSNNTGNKFVELLVQEREYTLLKKAELTFSNFSLLIEGNISSTKLLEIVKILDGSC from the coding sequence ATGAATATTAGAAGGAAGAATATTACAGCGGAACAGAGGGCACAAATAATTAGTGAATCATGTGTTCCAGGGTGCATTATATCACAAGTTGCACGGTCTTATGGAATTTCGGAGAAGACATTATATGGGTGGCGTAGTAGGGGGAAGTTTAGCAGAAGAAAAGCAGAAACATCTAATAATACAGGTAATAAATTTGTAGAATTATTAGTACAAGAAAGAGAGTATACACTATTAAAAAAAGCAGAATTAACCTTTAGTAATTTTTCTTTATTAATTGAGGGCAATATTAGTAGCACAAAGCTCTTGGAGATAGTCAAAATATTGGACGGATCATGTTAG
- the tnpB gene encoding IS66 family insertion sequence element accessory protein TnpB (TnpB, as the term is used for proteins encoded by IS66 family insertion elements, is considered an accessory protein, since TnpC, encoded by a neighboring gene, is a DDE family transposase.), translating to MLDIASDSRIYLCTGYTDMRKGINGLSLLAQSILSDQFDKSVLFVFRGKQADRIKILWWDGQGFCLYYKCLDSGKFVWPKVDNKQSIGITKAQLAMLIEAIDWRNPRWFNRPQYAG from the coding sequence ATGTTAGATATAGCTTCAGATAGCAGAATATATCTCTGTACTGGTTATACCGACATGCGTAAGGGTATTAATGGTTTATCGTTACTGGCACAATCAATATTGTCAGATCAGTTTGACAAGAGTGTCTTATTTGTCTTTAGGGGTAAACAGGCTGACAGAATAAAAATATTATGGTGGGATGGGCAAGGTTTTTGTTTATATTATAAATGTCTTGATAGTGGCAAGTTTGTATGGCCCAAGGTTGATAATAAGCAATCTATTGGAATTACTAAGGCCCAGCTAGCAATGTTGATAGAAGCTATTGACTGGCGTAATCCAAGATGGTTTAATAGACCTCAATATGCTGGATAA
- the tnpC gene encoding IS66 family transposase: MIFDLNNLSCDVSILHKTIKVLFDENELLNQENQSLREQLALLKAKSYGKSSEKVSKQIEELELKIEENEIILGFKPEQDNLGSDKSQEVSDNKDSKQLAKRRKLPDYLPREDEVLNPAEKCPSCGGVEFRKISDDISETLEYVPSSFKVIRHIRPRCACINCEKIVQAYAPSKAIDKGKAGAGLLAYILVQKYCNHLPLYRQSQIYDREGVEISRTTMASWVGQCARLLEPIAGAIQRFVFSGAQIHGDDTPVKVLAPGIGKTKTGRIWSYVLDGRPHGNKSPAAVCYFYSPDRKGTRPLEHLKDFTGVLHADAYTGYDQLYINDEKSATKIEEAACWAHMRRKFYEVTIANDKANIAIAILEQIGEIYSIEADIRGLEPDKRLEERQKKSKVLVEKLFTGFRKAYDQLPKKSSTAKAISYALNNQKALMRFLDNGKIEIDNNAAERAMRSIAIGRKNWLFAGSDSGGHTAAIIYSIIETAKLNNINPWKYLQKVLAIIQDYKANKIADLLPWNIILD, encoded by the coding sequence ATGATTTTTGACCTTAACAACTTATCTTGTGATGTATCTATATTACATAAAACAATTAAGGTACTATTCGATGAGAATGAGTTATTGAATCAAGAAAACCAATCACTAAGAGAACAGCTAGCGTTACTAAAAGCAAAGAGTTATGGCAAGTCATCAGAAAAGGTAAGTAAGCAAATAGAAGAGCTTGAGCTCAAAATAGAAGAAAATGAGATTATTTTAGGTTTTAAACCTGAGCAAGATAACCTTGGTTCAGATAAGAGTCAAGAGGTTTCAGATAATAAGGATAGCAAGCAGCTAGCAAAGCGGCGGAAATTACCGGATTATTTACCAAGAGAAGATGAGGTATTAAATCCTGCCGAAAAATGTCCCTCCTGTGGTGGAGTAGAATTTCGCAAGATAAGTGATGATATTTCAGAAACGTTAGAATATGTTCCATCATCATTTAAGGTGATACGTCATATAAGACCACGCTGTGCCTGTATTAATTGTGAGAAGATAGTTCAAGCCTATGCCCCATCAAAAGCCATTGACAAAGGTAAGGCTGGAGCTGGGTTATTGGCATATATTCTAGTTCAAAAATATTGCAATCATCTACCGCTCTATCGTCAATCACAAATTTACGATAGAGAAGGCGTGGAGATTTCAAGGACGACAATGGCAAGCTGGGTGGGTCAATGTGCTAGATTGCTAGAGCCGATAGCGGGAGCAATTCAACGATTTGTATTCTCAGGTGCACAAATTCATGGCGATGATACGCCAGTGAAAGTGTTAGCTCCTGGGATTGGTAAAACTAAAACTGGGAGAATATGGAGCTATGTATTAGACGGTAGACCTCATGGAAATAAGTCTCCAGCTGCAGTTTGTTATTTTTATAGTCCTGACCGGAAAGGCACAAGACCGCTTGAGCATTTAAAAGATTTTACAGGAGTTCTACATGCAGATGCTTATACTGGTTATGATCAATTATATATTAATGATGAAAAATCAGCAACCAAGATAGAAGAAGCAGCATGCTGGGCTCATATGCGTCGTAAGTTTTATGAAGTAACAATAGCAAATGATAAAGCCAATATCGCTATTGCCATATTGGAGCAGATTGGTGAAATTTATAGCATCGAAGCTGATATAAGAGGATTAGAACCTGATAAGCGGCTAGAGGAACGACAGAAAAAATCTAAAGTGTTGGTGGAAAAATTGTTTACCGGTTTTAGGAAAGCATATGATCAACTACCCAAAAAAAGCAGTACAGCAAAAGCTATTTCTTATGCTTTAAATAATCAAAAAGCACTGATGAGATTCTTGGATAATGGAAAAATAGAAATCGATAACAATGCCGCAGAGCGTGCTATGAGATCAATTGCCATAGGGCGAAAAAATTGGCTTTTTGCTGGATCAGACAGTGGCGGTCATACTGCCGCTATTATCTATTCCATTATCGAAACTGCTAAGTTAAATAACATCAATCCTTGGAAATATCTGCAAAAAGTTCTTGCAATCATTCAGGATTATAAAGCCAATAAAATTGCAGACCTCCTCCCTTGGAATATTATACTAGATTAA
- a CDS encoding Rpn family recombination-promoting nuclease/putative transposase: MSEQGNLLGDPDKGTKKAKHDKIFRKALENPLVAHEFFNAHLPPNIKSLIDFPSLAMENTTFVESSLKDSISDVLFSCKFDKQDGYLFLLVEHQSKADHFMAFRLFKYMINICERYLIQNPKAKTLPLIYPMIFYNGQEKYNVARNLWDLFANNKLARELWINDYQLVNVHEIPDEEFKQRIWSGILEFFLKHINERELLKRWQEISDILPELTKITIGYDYLEMILYYTLTKIEQADRIKLENLLSTKLNPEIGTRLMRSLAQHWQQEGKEVGILEGLQVGEAKGIQIGEAKGIQIGEAKGIQIGEARGKAEERVEIAKKMLAQGCNVSLISSVTGLDEAFISSLE; this comes from the coding sequence ATGAGTGAACAGGGAAACCTGCTGGGTGATCCAGATAAAGGCACAAAGAAAGCTAAGCATGATAAGATATTTCGTAAGGCACTAGAGAATCCTCTAGTTGCCCATGAGTTCTTTAATGCACATTTGCCCCCAAATATTAAAAGTTTAATAGATTTTCCTAGTTTAGCAATGGAAAATACCACTTTTGTAGAAAGCTCTTTAAAAGATTCTATCTCTGATGTTTTATTCTCATGCAAATTTGATAAACAAGACGGATATTTATTTTTACTTGTCGAGCATCAATCAAAAGCAGATCATTTTATGGCTTTTAGGCTATTTAAATATATGATTAATATTTGTGAGCGATATTTAATACAAAATCCTAAAGCTAAGACTTTACCATTAATATACCCGATGATATTTTACAATGGTCAGGAGAAATACAATGTTGCAAGGAATTTGTGGGATTTATTTGCCAATAACAAATTAGCAAGAGAATTATGGATTAATGATTATCAGTTAGTGAATGTCCATGAAATTCCTGATGAAGAGTTTAAACAAAGGATATGGTCAGGGATATTAGAATTTTTTCTCAAGCATATAAATGAGAGGGAATTATTAAAAAGATGGCAAGAAATATCAGATATATTACCGGAATTAACCAAAATAACGATAGGCTATGATTATCTAGAAATGATATTATATTATACATTGACGAAGATAGAGCAAGCTGATAGAATAAAGCTAGAGAATTTATTATCAACAAAGTTGAATCCAGAAATAGGAACAAGGCTTATGAGAAGTTTAGCACAGCATTGGCAACAAGAAGGTAAAGAAGTAGGTATTCTTGAAGGTTTACAAGTTGGTGAAGCTAAAGGTATCCAAATTGGTGAAGCTAAAGGTATCCAAATTGGTGAAGCTAAAGGTATCCAAATTGGTGAAGCTAGAGGAAAAGCTGAAGAAAGAGTTGAGATAGCAAAAAAAATGTTAGCTCAAGGTTGTAATGTTTCTTTAATTTCTAGTGTAACCGGTCTTGATGAAGCTTTTATTAGTTCTTTAGAGTAA